Proteins encoded in a region of the Nicotiana tomentosiformis chromosome 9, ASM39032v3, whole genome shotgun sequence genome:
- the LOC104090934 gene encoding uncharacterized protein, with protein MNPTSMSIQASLPHDIALKIASSLQVADLCSLGSCSQFWWELCGSDYIWESLCRERWPALSLEIEESSSYVNQTHEEWRVFYIRKHNEMAGKAAGVIEFVDRCLAFESIEVGHYLKAVRELDSMQFGFEDVQTFFLKSKHNVLLNLIGLHYCIIWLGLPGECVMEVLSNYNISQRQVRVQWWKLGRWFYGFRLRDELHTRTVYLEDVAIGKEEEVLGVLHRGAVHEVIRVQISAAKPAYTSWSFQSAQDPN; from the exons ATGAACCCAACATCTATGTCTATACAAGCATCACTTCCCCATGATATTGCCCTCAAAATTGCTTCTTCTCTTCAG GTAGCTGATCTTTGCTCATTGGGGAGTTGCTCTCAGTTTTGGTGGGAGTTATGTGGGTCTGATTATATATGGGAGTCTCTTTGTAGAGAAAGATGGCCTGCTCTTTCTCTGGAGATTGAGGAGTCTTCATCTTATGTTAACCAGACTCATGAG GAATGGAGAGTGTTTTATATAAGGAAGCACAATGAAATGGCAGGAAAAGCAGCAGGCGTAATTGAGTTTGTTGACCGCTGTTTGGCATTTGAGTCAATTGAGGTTGGGCATTATCTAAAAGCAGTTAGAGAACTGGATTCAATGCAGTTTGGATTCGAAGATGTCCAAACATTCTTCCTTAAATCCAAGCACAATGTGCTGCTGAACTTGATTGGTTTGCACTACTGCATTATCTGGCTTGGTTTGCCG GGTGAATGTGTCATGGAAGTCCTAAGTAACTACAATATTTCACAAAGGCAAGTACGTGTACAATGGTGGAAGCTCGGGAGGTGGTTTTATGGCTTTCGTTTGCGCGATGAATTACACACACGTACTGTCTATTTAGAAGATGTTGCGATAGGGAAGGAGGAAGAAGTTCTCGGGGTACTTCACCGAGGTGCAGTACATGAGGTGATACGTGTTCAGATCTCAGCTGCTAAACCTGCATACACATCCTGGTCATTCCAAAGTGCACAAGACCCCAACTAG